One window of the Abyssisolibacter fermentans genome contains the following:
- a CDS encoding class I SAM-dependent methyltransferase codes for MSFYDDISKYYNYIFPLKNNKVDFVLDGVNDAQRILDIGCSTGELAKSLSEQGNFVVGIDLDEAMIKIAKGYENDNLKFHYLNMLRICDFFDTCYFDQIICFGNTLVHLNNDEEILVLFKAVRALLKKDGSFKFQIINPDYSYNVE; via the coding sequence ATGAGTTTTTATGATGATATTTCTAAATACTATAACTATATTTTTCCGTTAAAAAATAATAAAGTTGATTTTGTTTTAGATGGGGTAAATGATGCCCAGAGAATTCTTGATATTGGGTGTTCGACTGGTGAGCTTGCTAAGTCGTTAAGTGAACAAGGTAACTTTGTTGTAGGTATTGATTTAGATGAAGCTATGATAAAAATTGCTAAAGGCTATGAAAATGACAATCTAAAATTTCATTATTTAAATATGTTGAGGATTTGTGATTTTTTTGATACTTGTTATTTTGATCAGATTATTTGTTTTGGCAATACTTTGGTACATTTGAATAATGATGAAGAAATTCTGGTCTTATTTAAAGCTGTTAGAGCTTTGCTAAAAAAAGATGGAAGCTTTAAATTTCAAATAATTAACCCTGATTATTCGTATAACGTTGAATAA
- the cmr6 gene encoding type III-B CRISPR module RAMP protein Cmr6 has translation MGDFNSIKEAFIKVGFDNPRMKENRYKKFKKTNSKAIKGSKPNNSKLNTSNDDDMNLGYIFYKEYFNQNFNEDIFTIINNYKLMNYKLNFQESDELIKGLTKQEFILKTKYPGLIMGSGYSHGLKEDDAFKLGFYFDYTSGLPVIPASTIKGTVRSIFKKLRYNRDDVPEEMIEYKENMRENALEYFKDILVGKEVNYDILKEIEYEIFEGKDYDKENDKYYNKPICSRDIFFDATLNLKENNNKIILADDYITPHKSPIKNPIPIKFLKIKPDVFFKFRFNLKKGKYLNKNDKKELIQRIIMDFGIGAKTSVGYGFMEKEDNLNE, from the coding sequence ATGGGAGATTTTAATTCAATAAAGGAGGCATTTATAAAAGTGGGTTTTGATAATCCTAGAATGAAAGAAAATAGATATAAGAAGTTTAAAAAGACTAATAGTAAAGCTATAAAAGGTAGTAAGCCAAATAATAGTAAATTAAATACAAGTAATGATGATGATATGAATCTAGGGTATATTTTCTATAAGGAATATTTTAATCAAAATTTCAATGAAGATATATTTACTATAATAAATAACTATAAACTAATGAATTATAAATTAAATTTTCAAGAGTCAGATGAATTAATAAAAGGGTTAACAAAACAAGAATTTATATTAAAAACTAAATATCCTGGACTTATTATGGGAAGTGGGTATAGTCATGGTTTAAAAGAAGATGATGCTTTTAAACTTGGATTTTATTTTGATTATACATCTGGTTTGCCAGTCATACCAGCTTCAACAATAAAAGGTACTGTCAGAAGTATATTTAAAAAATTAAGGTATAATAGAGATGATGTGCCAGAAGAAATGATTGAGTATAAAGAAAATATGAGAGAAAATGCTTTAGAATATTTTAAAGATATACTTGTTGGAAAGGAAGTAAATTATGACATATTAAAAGAGATTGAATACGAAATATTTGAAGGTAAAGATTATGACAAAGAAAATGATAAATATTATAATAAACCAATTTGTTCGAGAGATATTTTTTTTGATGCTACATTAAATTTAAAGGAAAATAATAATAAAATAATTTTAGCAGATGACTATATAACACCACATAAAAGTCCAATAAAAAATCCTATACCTATAAAGTTTTTAAAAATAAAACCTGATGTTTTCTTTAAATTTAGATTTAATCTAAAGAAAGGAAAATATCTAAATAAAAATGACAAGAAAGAATTAATACAAAGAATAATAATGGATTTTGGCATTGGTGCAAAAACGTCAGTAGGATATGGTTTTATGGAAAAAGAGGACAACTTAAATGAGTAA
- a CDS encoding type III-B CRISPR module-associated protein Cmr5 yields the protein MNKRRVEKYIPKAIKIIETYLDENKIIPSEFKGYIASFGASIIQSGLYAAISFYESEDANTNADRIALTLMIKYLLEDKEIEKNDFSKKTLSNNEIRLQKYCIKYLEENNDKEELTDNIIDASIAIKLALSSFKIGR from the coding sequence ATGAATAAAAGAAGGGTAGAAAAATATATACCTAAAGCCATAAAAATAATAGAAACATATTTAGATGAGAATAAAATTATACCAAGTGAATTTAAAGGATATATTGCGTCTTTTGGGGCAAGTATAATCCAAAGTGGACTTTACGCTGCGATTAGCTTTTATGAGAGTGAAGATGCAAATACTAATGCAGATAGAATAGCATTAACATTAATGATAAAATATTTATTAGAAGATAAAGAAATTGAGAAGAATGATTTTAGTAAGAAAACATTAAGCAATAATGAAATTAGACTACAAAAATATTGTATTAAGTATTTAGAAGAAAATAATGATAAAGAAGAATTAACAGATAATATAATAGATGCTTCTATTGCTATAAAATTGGCATTGAGTTCTTTTAAAATAGGTAGGTGA
- the cmr4 gene encoding type III-B CRISPR module RAMP protein Cmr4, giving the protein MSNSCNFFVLRALTNMHVGSGEANFNIIDNEVQRDVITNFPVINSSSLKGGLKQHFLNIYNEKRDDKEDFKNKYIDYTFGSDNNIGHYNFLNANLLSIPVRSNKKQFFRATCPRIINDLLSSLEDFNYNKDIIIESLNSLLKINAYRNKPVILTEKGQKFDENIKIETMDTELKYVDNFDTYERIFGNDIVLYSDDDFNILTKNLPVIARNHLDNGESKNLWYEEIVPRESRFYFIILQAGDNIYEFNKILIERPVQIGANATIGYGFSIIEQLVIENE; this is encoded by the coding sequence ATGAGTAATTCTTGTAACTTTTTTGTACTTAGAGCTTTAACAAATATGCATGTTGGTAGTGGTGAAGCTAATTTTAATATAATTGACAATGAAGTTCAAAGAGATGTAATAACAAATTTTCCTGTTATAAATTCATCTAGTTTAAAAGGAGGATTAAAGCAGCATTTTTTAAACATATATAATGAGAAACGTGATGATAAGGAAGATTTCAAGAACAAATATATTGATTATACCTTTGGTTCAGACAATAATATAGGTCATTATAATTTTTTAAATGCTAATCTTTTATCCATACCAGTAAGAAGTAATAAAAAACAGTTTTTTAGAGCTACATGTCCTAGAATTATTAATGATTTATTAAGTTCTTTAGAAGATTTTAATTACAATAAAGATATTATTATAGAATCATTGAATAGCTTACTTAAAATAAATGCATACAGAAATAAACCAGTAATTTTAACTGAAAAAGGTCAGAAATTTGATGAAAATATTAAAATTGAAACAATGGATACAGAGCTGAAATATGTAGATAATTTTGATACTTATGAAAGAATATTTGGAAATGATATTGTGCTGTATAGTGATGATGATTTCAATATATTAACTAAAAATCTTCCTGTTATAGCAAGAAATCATTTAGATAATGGAGAAAGTAAAAATCTTTGGTATGAAGAAATAGTTCCTAGAGAAAGTAGATTTTATTTTATTATACTCCAAGCTGGAGATAATATTTATGAATTCAATAAAATATTGATAGAGAGACCAGTTCAAATAGGAGCAAATGCTACTATTGGTTATGGATTTTCTATAATAGAACAGTTGGTGATTGAAAATGAATAA
- a CDS encoding type III-B CRISPR module-associated Cmr3 family protein, with translation MSRYRITLKPIGSFFFSSEKSFKYIGDEEENINYFSRSNRFPQQTSILGMMRKEILKIKELYSEDWNYSKKVEEVNKYIGKSGFSITKNNDFGVIKEISPVFIKRGQDILMNIPKDYNNDYAEYMPFEFGLKVKDINGKEINILSNFIAKNYNENYFLNLTNGNIIDKDAVFTEDTQIGITRDNEGKTKENAFYKIIKYRLESEKKDKNMLINYFVLDAEIDNCIKIDDDYTNIVSLGGEKSLFNIKIEKIDDRIENIVENHLKKIHDNIVNDNYLNSRKYNYKVICISDVYTDKELLENNDYAIREYCDFRYRVESNNKINKNNYKKGFASYGSRFSFIERGSVIFTNNVENILNKINSHKNLCKIGYNKVVVIKEGNKNE, from the coding sequence GGTCAAATAGATTTCCACAGCAAACATCAATATTAGGTATGATGCGTAAAGAAATATTGAAAATAAAGGAATTATATTCAGAAGACTGGAATTATTCTAAAAAAGTAGAAGAAGTAAATAAATATATCGGGAAAAGTGGATTTTCTATAACTAAAAATAATGACTTTGGAGTTATAAAAGAAATATCGCCAGTATTTATAAAAAGAGGACAAGATATTTTAATGAATATTCCTAAAGATTATAATAATGATTATGCTGAATATATGCCATTTGAGTTTGGGTTAAAAGTTAAAGATATTAATGGCAAAGAAATTAATATACTTAGTAACTTCATAGCAAAGAATTATAATGAAAATTATTTTTTAAATCTTACTAATGGTAATATAATTGATAAAGATGCAGTATTTACTGAAGATACTCAAATAGGAATAACGCGGGATAATGAAGGAAAAACAAAGGAAAATGCTTTCTATAAAATTATAAAATATAGATTAGAATCAGAAAAAAAAGATAAAAACATGTTAATCAATTATTTCGTACTTGATGCAGAGATAGATAATTGTATAAAAATTGATGATGATTATACTAATATAGTAAGTTTAGGTGGAGAAAAATCTCTATTTAATATAAAAATAGAGAAGATAGATGATAGAATTGAAAATATAGTAGAGAACCATTTGAAAAAAATACATGATAATATAGTTAATGATAACTATTTAAATTCTAGAAAATATAATTATAAGGTTATATGTATCAGTGATGTTTATACAGATAAGGAATTATTAGAAAATAATGACTATGCAATAAGAGAATACTGTGATTTTAGATACAGAGTGGAAAGTAATAATAAGATTAATAAAAATAACTATAAGAAAGGTTTTGCATCATACGGAAGTAGATTTTCATTTATAGAAAGAGGAAGTGTTATTTTTACAAACAATGTTGAGAATATTTTAAATAAAATAAATTCGCATAAAAATCTTTGTAAAATAGGTTATAACAAAGTTGTTGTAATTAAGGAGGGGAATAAAAATGAGTAA